A genomic window from Methylorubrum extorquens includes:
- a CDS encoding HpcH/HpaI aldolase/citrate lyase family protein: MSDLRLRRSVLYMPGSNQRALDKAKTLPADSLILDLEDAVSMEEKELARDQVCAAVKGGGYGHRELVIRVNAPQTPWGDGDLRAAIQAKPDAILMPKVSSPAVLESVADALEALDAPDSIAVWAMIETPAAILNIHEIAKARRDRRNRLTGFVLGTNDLAKDTWAQLVRGRVPMLPWMMLTLAAARAEGLIVLDGVWNDIADPEGCREECRQARDLGFDGKTLIHPNQIEPANTSFAPTDEEVRRARLVIEAFNLPENAKRATIKVEGRMYERQHIGMARRAVVWSETIAARDAAG, translated from the coding sequence ATGTCCGATTTGCGGTTGCGCCGCAGCGTTCTCTACATGCCGGGATCGAACCAGCGGGCGCTCGATAAGGCGAAGACGCTGCCCGCCGACTCGCTGATCCTGGATCTCGAGGACGCCGTCTCCATGGAGGAGAAGGAACTGGCGCGCGATCAGGTCTGCGCCGCGGTGAAGGGTGGCGGTTACGGCCATCGCGAACTGGTGATCCGGGTGAACGCCCCGCAGACCCCTTGGGGGGACGGCGACCTGCGGGCGGCAATCCAGGCCAAGCCCGACGCGATCCTGATGCCGAAGGTGTCCTCGCCCGCTGTGCTGGAGAGCGTGGCCGACGCGCTGGAAGCGCTCGACGCCCCCGATTCCATCGCGGTCTGGGCGATGATCGAGACGCCGGCGGCGATCCTTAACATCCACGAGATCGCCAAGGCGCGCCGCGACCGCCGCAACCGGCTCACCGGTTTCGTGCTCGGCACCAACGATCTGGCCAAGGACACCTGGGCGCAACTGGTGCGCGGGCGCGTGCCGATGCTGCCCTGGATGATGCTGACCCTCGCGGCCGCCCGGGCCGAGGGGCTGATCGTCCTCGATGGCGTGTGGAACGACATCGCCGATCCGGAGGGGTGCCGCGAGGAGTGCCGGCAGGCGCGCGACCTCGGCTTCGACGGCAAGACGCTGATCCACCCGAACCAGATCGAGCCCGCCAACACCTCGTTCGCCCCGACCGATGAGGAGGTGCGCCGCGCCCGCCTCGTGATCGAGGCTTTCAACCTGCCGGAGAACGCCAAGCGCGCGACGATCAAGGTCGAGGGCCGCATGTACGAGCGCCAGCATATCGGCATGGCACGCCGCGCCGTGGTGTGGTCAGAGACCATCGCCGCCCGCGACGCCGCCGGCTGA
- a CDS encoding tautomerase family protein has translation MPLMRFDLIEGRSDAELKALLDAAHEAMLEAFQVPPGDRYQIVTEHKPSRMIVEDTGLDIPRTQNVVVVQMITRPRGREKKELFYRLLTEKLQAACGIAPADVMVSTVENTDEDWSFGHGRAQFLTGEL, from the coding sequence ATGCCCTTGATGCGTTTCGACCTGATCGAGGGCCGCAGCGACGCGGAACTGAAGGCGCTTCTCGACGCCGCGCACGAGGCGATGCTCGAAGCCTTTCAGGTGCCGCCGGGCGACCGCTACCAGATCGTGACCGAGCACAAGCCCTCGCGGATGATCGTAGAGGATACCGGCCTCGACATCCCCCGCACGCAGAACGTGGTGGTGGTGCAGATGATCACCCGGCCGCGCGGGCGCGAGAAGAAGGAGCTGTTCTACCGGCTGCTGACCGAGAAGTTGCAGGCCGCCTGCGGCATCGCCCCCGCCGACGTGATGGTCTCGACGGTGGAGAATACCGACGAGGATTGGTCGTTCGGGCACGGCCGGGCGCAGTTCCTCACCGGGGAATTGTAA
- a CDS encoding MFS transporter, which translates to MSQAIRLEEFRQGDTASLDLKRRSLGGACLAHALHDGYTDLLYVLLPVWQSEFGLGYAGLAVLRSLYYATMGGLQIPADRLAARWPIRVSLAVSTLVAAAGFGVMALSGSLFGLCAGLVLAGIGASLQHPRASLLVAQAYGSAARGPLGIYNFAGDLGKAVFPVAVAGLLGVMAWRPITGLMAGVGLAAGLALVLVLPRGSLAAAPPRTGRSSGEGRGFTLLMTVGAFDTATRMGTLLFLPFLLEAKGGTATTTGLALALVFSGGAFGKAVCGWLGARIGVVACVVATETATALGVAALLVLPLGPALALLPLIGVVLNGTSSVLYGTVPDLAPRGDVGRAFALFYTAVIGSGGLAPIAYGALGDTAGPAVGLLAAAATALVIVPLVLRLRRPLAASGQA; encoded by the coding sequence GTGAGCCAGGCCATCCGCCTCGAAGAATTCCGCCAGGGCGACACCGCGAGCCTCGACCTCAAGCGGCGCAGCCTCGGCGGGGCCTGCCTCGCCCACGCTCTGCATGACGGCTACACCGACCTGCTCTACGTGCTGCTGCCGGTCTGGCAGTCGGAGTTCGGCCTCGGCTATGCCGGGCTCGCGGTCCTGCGCAGCCTCTACTACGCAACCATGGGCGGGCTGCAGATACCCGCCGACCGGCTGGCGGCGCGATGGCCGATCCGCGTCAGCCTCGCCGTCTCGACCCTCGTCGCCGCGGCGGGCTTCGGCGTGATGGCGCTGAGCGGCAGCCTGTTCGGGCTTTGCGCCGGGCTGGTGCTCGCCGGGATCGGCGCGAGCCTCCAGCATCCCCGCGCCTCGCTCCTCGTCGCGCAGGCCTATGGCAGTGCCGCGCGCGGGCCGCTCGGGATCTACAATTTCGCCGGCGATCTCGGGAAGGCGGTGTTCCCGGTCGCCGTCGCAGGGCTGCTCGGGGTGATGGCGTGGCGTCCGATCACCGGGCTGATGGCGGGGGTCGGCCTCGCGGCAGGGCTGGCACTCGTCCTTGTCCTGCCGCGGGGATCGCTGGCCGCCGCACCCCCGCGCACCGGCCGGAGCAGTGGCGAGGGCCGGGGCTTCACCCTCCTGATGACGGTCGGTGCCTTTGACACCGCCACGCGGATGGGCACTCTGCTGTTCCTGCCCTTTCTTCTGGAAGCGAAGGGCGGCACGGCCACGACGACCGGGCTCGCCCTCGCCCTGGTCTTTTCCGGCGGGGCCTTCGGCAAGGCCGTGTGCGGCTGGCTCGGCGCGCGCATCGGCGTCGTGGCCTGCGTCGTCGCGACCGAGACCGCCACGGCTCTGGGGGTCGCCGCGCTCCTCGTCCTGCCGCTCGGGCCGGCTCTGGCCCTGCTGCCGCTGATCGGCGTCGTCCTCAACGGCACGTCCTCGGTGCTTTACGGGACGGTGCCGGATCTCGCGCCGCGTGGCGATGTCGGCCGGGCGTTCGCGCTGTTCTACACCGCGGTCATCGGATCGGGCGGCCTCGCGCCGATCGCCTACGGGGCGCTCGGCGACACCGCCGGGCCGGCCGTCGGCCTCCTGGCCGCCGCCGCCACGGCGCTCGTAATCGTTCCGCTGGTGCTTCGATTGCGCCGGCCGCTCGCGGCCAGCGGCCAGGCTTGA
- a CDS encoding LysR substrate-binding domain-containing protein, producing the protein MRRLPPLHALQVFEVAARAGSYAQAGLELGLTHGAVSRQVAALETWLGQRLFVRVGRRMVATPAARVFAEEISLSFDRLTAAAEACGRPQAPRVLRVSAPATFAMRWLIPRLDDFHAVRPGTEVRVTTTTTLQDALRGGFDLAIRRGPEPWPQHRAVPFLTETDTLVASPALLRDKPLAALRGLDGHILLGTETRPGDWSDWLAAADVTLPGGVRRRVFDHFFVTLQALEDEAGLGIGPFPVLDRMVAAGRLVAPFPDIRVERAAYFALTPFDADKSPALTAFVDWLVAEGERPGLTIPR; encoded by the coding sequence ATGCGCCGGCTGCCGCCGCTGCACGCGTTGCAGGTGTTCGAAGTCGCGGCCAGGGCCGGCAGCTATGCGCAGGCCGGGCTCGAACTCGGGCTCACCCACGGCGCGGTGAGCCGGCAGGTCGCCGCCCTGGAGACGTGGCTCGGCCAGCGGCTGTTCGTGCGGGTCGGGCGGCGGATGGTGGCGACCCCGGCGGCGCGCGTCTTCGCCGAGGAGATCAGCCTCTCCTTCGACCGGCTCACGGCGGCGGCGGAAGCGTGCGGACGGCCCCAGGCGCCGCGCGTCCTGCGGGTCAGCGCGCCCGCCACCTTCGCCATGCGCTGGCTGATCCCGCGCCTGGACGACTTCCACGCGGTTCGGCCCGGCACGGAGGTCAGGGTCACCACGACGACGACCTTGCAGGACGCACTGCGCGGCGGGTTCGACCTAGCGATCCGGCGCGGCCCCGAGCCCTGGCCGCAGCACCGCGCCGTGCCCTTCCTGACGGAGACCGACACGCTGGTCGCAAGCCCCGCCCTCTTGCGGGACAAACCGCTCGCGGCTTTGCGCGGCCTCGACGGTCACATCCTCCTCGGCACCGAGACCCGGCCGGGTGATTGGAGCGATTGGCTCGCCGCCGCCGACGTGACGCTCCCCGGCGGCGTGCGCCGCCGGGTGTTCGACCACTTCTTCGTGACGCTTCAGGCCCTGGAGGACGAGGCCGGCCTCGGCATCGGACCGTTCCCGGTCCTCGATCGGATGGTCGCCGCGGGTCGGCTCGTCGCGCCGTTCCCGGACATCCGGGTCGAGCGCGCCGCCTACTTCGCCCTGACGCCGTTCGATGCCGACAAGTCGCCCGCGCTCACCGCCTTCGTCGATTGGCTCGTGGCGGAGGGCGAGCGGCCGGGGCTTACAATTCCCCGGTGA